The proteins below are encoded in one region of Methanosarcina barkeri 3:
- a CDS encoding ribonuclease H-like domain-containing protein: MLSNTYIHIPGVGKGLERKIWAQGIHTWKEFLEMEDCLSIPSSRKARICEEVRKSSEHLAAKDYCFFSQCLPSAEHWRAYSLFSDSAAFVDIETTGLSKSRDKLTIVGIYDGKESKTYIRDINLDDIVEEFSKYRLLVSFNGARFDLPFIKSEFPEIEFNQLHIDLMYPLRRIGYNGGLKNIEKLLGITRSDDTEGITGFDAVRLWKKYEKGDCEALDILIKYNIEDTVNLKTIIELTYPKMVEKALNA; encoded by the coding sequence ATGCTGAGTAATACATACATTCATATTCCAGGTGTAGGGAAAGGCCTTGAACGAAAAATCTGGGCTCAAGGCATACATACCTGGAAAGAGTTTCTTGAGATGGAAGACTGTCTCTCTATACCTTCATCACGAAAAGCCAGAATTTGTGAAGAGGTGAGGAAATCTTCTGAACACCTTGCAGCAAAAGACTATTGTTTTTTTTCACAATGCCTTCCCTCTGCAGAACACTGGAGAGCATATTCCTTATTTTCCGATTCTGCCGCATTTGTAGATATCGAAACAACAGGACTTTCCAAGTCTCGGGATAAACTAACTATTGTAGGAATCTATGATGGAAAAGAATCAAAAACGTATATAAGAGATATTAACCTTGATGACATTGTAGAAGAGTTCTCAAAATACAGGCTACTTGTATCCTTCAATGGTGCCCGTTTTGATTTACCTTTCATAAAATCCGAATTTCCCGAAATAGAGTTCAATCAACTCCATATAGACCTCATGTACCCCTTAAGGCGAATAGGGTATAACGGAGGTTTAAAAAACATTGAAAAACTACTCGGGATCACCCGAAGCGATGATACCGAGGGTATAACAGGTTTTGATGCCGTGAGGCTCTGGAAAAAGTATGAAAAAGGAGATTGTGAAGCCCTGGATATACTTATTAAGTACAACATAGAAGATACAGTTAATCTGAAAACTATTATAGAGCTTACCTACCCTAAAATGGTTGAAAAAGCTCTGAATGCCTGA
- a CDS encoding tRNA(His) guanylyltransferase Thg1 family protein yields the protein MKDREIYAEMRCIPPVVVRADGRNFKNTLRGLGFGKPYDQTFARAMANTAELFIKKSGLSPLFAYTFSDEVSFLFMELPFEGRVEKIDSVTASFLGSALTINLELEIPVAFDSRVVVLQKEDIPAYFHWRQLEAWRNFVAAWGYYTLRHEGIDKIKASKYLIGKKECEVHEMLFERGINLATLPAWQRRGIIISKEKYEISGFNPILDKETKSLRRKIIQNWEIPNFKSEEGTAFLQKLINRN from the coding sequence ATGAAAGACCGGGAAATTTATGCTGAGATGCGCTGTATCCCTCCTGTGGTTGTGCGCGCGGACGGCAGGAATTTTAAAAACACACTTAGGGGTCTGGGCTTTGGAAAACCCTATGATCAAACTTTCGCCAGGGCAATGGCGAATACTGCTGAACTCTTTATTAAGAAAAGTGGTTTAAGCCCTCTCTTTGCCTACACTTTTTCGGATGAAGTTAGTTTTCTATTTATGGAACTTCCCTTTGAGGGAAGAGTAGAAAAAATTGATTCTGTCACGGCAAGCTTTCTGGGAAGTGCACTTACGATAAATTTGGAGCTTGAAATACCTGTGGCTTTTGATTCCAGAGTAGTAGTTCTTCAAAAAGAGGATATTCCTGCGTATTTTCACTGGAGGCAGCTTGAAGCCTGGCGCAATTTTGTGGCAGCCTGGGGATATTATACTTTGAGACATGAAGGAATCGACAAGATTAAGGCTTCGAAATATCTCATAGGAAAAAAAGAATGTGAAGTCCATGAAATGCTTTTTGAGAGAGGAATAAATCTCGCAACGCTTCCTGCCTGGCAGAGGAGAGGAATCATTATTTCAAAAGAAAAATACGAAATATCTGGCTTTAATCCTATACTTGATAAAGAAACAAAATCTCTGCGTAGAAAGATCATTCAAAATTGGGAAATTCCGAATTTCAAATCAGAAGAAGGTACGGCGTTTTTACAGAAACTTATTAATAGGAACTAA
- the mdh gene encoding malate dehydrogenase encodes MAKISVIGAGNVGATTVQRLAELELGEIVMTDIVEGLPQGKALDLIQAGAIKGYDTSIIGTNNYADIADSNLVIITAGIARKPGMTREDLIKTNSKIISEVSRNIAKYAPESIVINVTNPLDIITYIAMKSTGFDTKKVFGMSGVLDSGRFASFIAEELKCSKKDVQTMVIGGHGDLMVPLPQYTTVSGVPLTDLLPEDRIARLVERTVNGGAEIVELLKQGSAFYAPSAAIVSMVEAVIKNSKRILPASAYLEGQYGQEGIYFGVPVKLGATGVEEILELKLDENQYEILRKSSETIRNVISQLKV; translated from the coding sequence ATGGCTAAAATTTCCGTAATTGGTGCAGGAAATGTAGGGGCAACTACAGTCCAGCGGCTAGCTGAACTTGAACTTGGCGAAATTGTCATGACGGATATTGTAGAAGGGCTCCCGCAAGGAAAAGCCCTCGATCTTATACAGGCAGGAGCAATAAAAGGTTATGACACGTCAATAATTGGGACCAATAATTATGCAGATATCGCAGACTCTAATCTTGTAATTATTACAGCAGGAATTGCAAGAAAGCCCGGAATGACTCGGGAAGATCTAATTAAAACAAATTCTAAAATAATATCAGAGGTTTCCAGAAATATTGCAAAGTATGCTCCAGAATCTATAGTAATTAATGTTACAAATCCTCTTGATATTATAACCTACATAGCTATGAAATCAACAGGATTTGATACAAAGAAAGTATTCGGAATGAGTGGAGTTCTGGATTCTGGACGTTTTGCAAGTTTTATTGCAGAAGAATTGAAATGCTCGAAAAAAGATGTACAGACAATGGTTATAGGAGGTCATGGAGATCTAATGGTACCTCTTCCTCAATATACAACAGTATCAGGAGTTCCGCTCACGGACCTGCTTCCAGAGGATCGAATTGCCAGGCTGGTAGAAAGGACAGTAAACGGAGGAGCCGAGATTGTGGAGCTTCTTAAACAGGGCAGTGCTTTTTATGCTCCGTCGGCAGCTATTGTCTCTATGGTGGAAGCCGTGATTAAAAATTCAAAGAGAATTCTACCTGCCTCAGCTTACCTCGAAGGACAGTATGGACAGGAAGGTATTTACTTCGGTGTGCCTGTAAAGCTTGGAGCAACCGGAGTCGAAGAGATCCTTGAACTCAAGCTCGATGAAAATCAGTACGAGATCCTCAGGAAATCCTCAGAAACTATTCGAAATGTGATTTCACAGCTGAAAGTATAA
- a CDS encoding DHH family phosphoesterase, with translation MSETMKTLYKEAAKCAEEIKKYKSVHVVSHIDADGLTSAGIICTALERGNFEYTTRFVKQLDEKALDTIADENYNIVIFTDLGSGMCEQIESRGIHAVISDHHQPQGSYQFHLNPHLFGANGSYELSGSGSTYLLASALGKNPDLSSLAIVGAIGDMQHLKMGQLVGINREILEEGVKQGTLQFKKDLTLFGKQTRPIYKLIQYSSDPYLPGLTGNEEACIEFLHSLNIRFNQDESWRRWIDLETLEKQKIVSGLIQYCLKSGIPSYKIERLIGEVYVLLEEKEGTEMRDASEFSTLLNATARYDHAEIGLAVCMGDREKAYEDARKLLAEHRQNLVNGLMYVKEKGVVQLENIQYFDAGSEIKETIVGIIAGMSSTLVENRNLPIIAFAKADGGIKVSARGTQDLIRRGVNLSEAMSMISAEVGGAGGGHDIAAGATIPNDKKEEFARKLDLFIGEQMRRKARSK, from the coding sequence ATGTCTGAGACAATGAAAACACTTTATAAAGAAGCGGCAAAGTGTGCCGAAGAGATTAAAAAGTATAAATCAGTCCATGTTGTGTCCCATATTGATGCTGATGGATTGACATCTGCAGGAATTATCTGCACTGCCCTTGAACGTGGTAATTTTGAATATACAACACGTTTCGTCAAGCAGCTTGATGAGAAAGCTCTTGATACTATCGCAGACGAAAACTATAATATTGTCATTTTTACTGATCTGGGAAGCGGAATGTGCGAACAAATAGAATCCCGTGGAATTCATGCAGTAATCTCAGACCATCACCAGCCTCAGGGAAGCTATCAGTTTCATCTGAATCCTCACCTTTTTGGAGCAAATGGTTCATATGAGTTGAGCGGCTCGGGAAGTACTTATCTACTGGCTTCGGCCCTTGGAAAAAATCCGGATCTTTCCTCGCTGGCTATAGTAGGAGCAATAGGGGATATGCAACATCTTAAAATGGGGCAGCTTGTCGGGATTAACAGAGAAATTCTAGAAGAAGGAGTTAAACAAGGCACTCTTCAGTTCAAAAAAGACCTGACTCTTTTTGGAAAGCAAACTCGCCCAATTTATAAATTGATACAATATTCCTCGGACCCTTATCTTCCCGGGCTTACAGGGAATGAAGAGGCTTGCATTGAGTTTCTTCACTCTCTTAACATTCGCTTTAACCAGGATGAAAGTTGGAGGCGCTGGATTGACCTTGAGACCCTGGAAAAGCAGAAAATTGTCTCAGGACTCATCCAGTACTGCCTGAAATCAGGTATACCTTCGTACAAAATCGAACGACTGATAGGTGAAGTTTATGTACTTCTGGAAGAAAAAGAAGGTACGGAAATGAGAGATGCTTCAGAGTTTTCTACCCTTCTTAATGCCACTGCTCGTTACGACCATGCTGAGATAGGACTTGCAGTCTGCATGGGAGATAGAGAGAAAGCTTATGAAGATGCTCGCAAACTGCTTGCCGAACATAGACAGAACCTTGTTAACGGGCTCATGTATGTTAAAGAAAAAGGAGTCGTTCAGCTTGAAAATATCCAATACTTCGATGCAGGCTCGGAAATAAAAGAAACTATAGTGGGAATTATTGCAGGCATGAGTTCTACCTTAGTTGAAAACAGAAATCTTCCTATTATTGCTTTTGCAAAAGCCGATGGAGGGATTAAAGTCTCGGCTAGAGGAACACAGGATCTTATTCGCAGGGGAGTTAACCTTTCGGAAGCAATGTCAATGATCTCGGCTGAAGTTGGAGGTGCAGGCGGTGGACATGATATTGCAGCAGGAGCAACTATTCCTAATGATAAAAAGGAAGAATTCGCAAGAAAACTGGATCTATTTATTGGAGAACAAATGCGAAGAAAGGCACGTTCAAAGTAA
- a CDS encoding chromosome segregation ATPase has translation MKYIYQDSTELPVQRDFTEDLRTFLGITSQVIPLENSIIEIKCKQKEALHELKSRIEGMNNFEKKLETLLRKLVNEIDVEDVIPCTNAILQTCSENLGKRREILKAEYINIENGTPDEYKKIEERILDVLSRFLIVGVYGAEKRFELSSNTNDISGEMEGWVSGLQYRYTLTFTEENLTVEKLLGSLSLPGWARAGILRKEEKIKMHNLSDFLITFLEYDTQKNMRIFLENKKANRKFRIEGGDHRYFVYEDDKEITSDKELGDFIDMENLARIPEKIQAYFKTSVSTYNLSKILLDEEDAISTNQIFDCLKVIAEQYGVIVQDCLAKGHNKEEITIKMEEADGTRTEKYITKTEIYAQLAEVGSEGIEIAGILGVDSRTQIKDKKYLIV, from the coding sequence ATGAAATATATTTACCAGGACTCTACAGAACTGCCTGTACAGCGGGATTTCACTGAGGATCTGAGAACTTTTTTAGGTATAACTTCCCAAGTAATCCCTCTGGAAAACTCTATAATAGAGATAAAGTGCAAACAGAAAGAAGCGCTTCATGAATTGAAGAGTAGAATAGAAGGAATGAATAATTTTGAAAAGAAGCTTGAGACTTTACTTAGAAAATTAGTTAATGAAATTGATGTAGAGGACGTTATACCCTGTACTAACGCAATCCTGCAAACCTGCAGTGAGAATCTTGGGAAGAGAAGGGAAATCCTGAAGGCCGAGTATATAAACATAGAAAACGGGACTCCTGATGAATATAAAAAAATCGAAGAAAGAATACTTGATGTTCTTAGCAGGTTCTTAATTGTAGGAGTTTACGGAGCTGAAAAAAGATTTGAGCTTTCCAGTAACACAAATGATATTTCAGGCGAGATGGAAGGTTGGGTCTCGGGTTTGCAGTATCGTTACACGCTCACTTTTACAGAAGAAAACCTGACAGTAGAAAAACTACTTGGGAGCTTAAGCCTGCCAGGATGGGCGCGGGCAGGCATCCTCAGAAAAGAAGAAAAAATAAAAATGCATAACCTTTCTGACTTCCTCATAACTTTCCTTGAATATGACACCCAAAAAAATATGCGCATATTCCTGGAAAACAAAAAAGCAAACCGGAAATTCAGGATAGAAGGTGGAGATCACAGGTACTTTGTATATGAAGACGATAAGGAGATCACCTCAGATAAAGAGCTTGGGGATTTCATTGATATGGAAAACCTGGCAAGAATCCCTGAAAAAATTCAAGCTTATTTTAAGACAAGTGTTAGCACATATAACCTTTCGAAAATTCTTCTTGACGAGGAGGATGCCATTTCCACCAATCAGATCTTCGATTGCCTGAAAGTTATTGCCGAGCAGTATGGAGTAATTGTTCAGGACTGCCTGGCTAAAGGTCATAATAAAGAAGAGATAACCATCAAAATGGAAGAAGCTGATGGCACACGGACTGAAAAATACATAACAAAGACCGAAATCTATGCCCAACTGGCAGAGGTCGGAAGTGAAGGTATTGAGATTGCCGGAATACTTGGTGTTGACAGCAGAACTCAAATCAAAGACAAGAAATACCTTATTGTTTAA
- a CDS encoding tyrosine--tRNA ligase, producing the protein MDRLELIKRNVQEIVTEGELEELLDKKEAPRAYVGYEPSGKIHMGHVLTVNKLIDLQKAGFEITVLLADVHAYLNRKGTLEEVRKIADYNRRCFIALGLDKEKTNFVYGSDYQLGAEYMLSVLKLSRAVTLNRARRSMDEVGRAMDDPTVSQMVYPLMQAIDIAMLGVDVAVGGIDQRKIHMLARENLKSLGFETPICIHTPILLGLDGTKMASSKENFISVDDTEEEIYRKLKKAYCKIGDTEENPVLALFRYHIFPRYETVVIERPEKFGGNITYTSYEEMENAFVAESVHPMDLKNSAAKYINDILDSVRKVLL; encoded by the coding sequence ATGGACAGACTCGAACTTATAAAAAGAAACGTTCAGGAAATCGTAACTGAAGGAGAACTTGAAGAGCTTCTCGATAAAAAAGAAGCTCCTCGTGCCTACGTAGGATACGAACCTAGCGGAAAAATCCATATGGGACACGTTCTTACAGTAAATAAACTGATTGATCTCCAAAAAGCCGGATTTGAAATTACTGTTCTGCTTGCGGACGTGCACGCTTATCTCAATCGGAAAGGCACGCTTGAAGAAGTCCGAAAGATTGCAGACTATAACAGGCGCTGCTTTATTGCCCTAGGGCTTGACAAAGAAAAAACTAACTTCGTTTATGGGTCTGACTATCAGCTTGGAGCAGAGTACATGTTAAGTGTTCTCAAACTTTCAAGGGCAGTGACTCTGAATAGGGCTCGCAGGAGCATGGATGAAGTCGGTCGTGCTATGGATGACCCAACCGTCTCTCAGATGGTATATCCACTGATGCAGGCTATTGATATCGCTATGCTAGGAGTTGATGTCGCAGTTGGAGGTATTGATCAGAGAAAAATCCATATGCTTGCCCGTGAAAACCTAAAGAGTCTTGGATTCGAAACCCCAATCTGCATTCATACCCCAATTCTCCTGGGATTAGATGGAACCAAGATGGCTTCATCAAAGGAGAATTTCATTTCGGTAGATGACACTGAGGAAGAAATCTACAGAAAACTTAAGAAAGCCTACTGCAAGATTGGAGACACGGAAGAGAACCCGGTTCTTGCTCTTTTCCGCTACCATATATTTCCTAGATACGAAACTGTTGTCATAGAGAGACCTGAAAAATTCGGTGGAAATATAACATATACGAGCTACGAAGAAATGGAGAATGCTTTTGTAGCAGAAAGTGTTCATCCGATGGATCTGAAAAATTCAGCCGCAAAGTACATAAATGATATTCTGGACTCTGTCAGAAAAGTTCTGCTTTAA
- a CDS encoding glucose-6-phosphate isomerase family protein, whose amino-acid sequence MEVTMKFGDKVTTADVRRLHDMEDVVFDKEWFEETEVRNQDVYYMFRDLAKNDSELEAVKAQHLRYDITVIPPAMLGSEYVKTVGHYHPRVPGTNVNYPEIYQVLEGSATYLLQKVKSGKEDFVLDVVAIKAEKGDLVIVPPGYGHVTINASDKTLEMANWVCRDFSSIYEPIKRLSGASYFLLKDGFVKNPLYRNIPPIRHLKPVSYDELGLDYGENMYELVYKTEKLRFLTAPQDFTGFLTGVL is encoded by the coding sequence ATGGAAGTTACAATGAAGTTCGGGGATAAAGTCACTACAGCAGACGTCAGAAGACTCCATGATATGGAAGATGTAGTATTTGATAAGGAGTGGTTTGAAGAAACAGAGGTAAGAAATCAAGATGTGTACTATATGTTCAGGGACCTTGCAAAAAATGACTCTGAACTTGAAGCAGTCAAAGCTCAGCACCTGAGGTATGATATTACTGTAATTCCTCCCGCAATGCTTGGATCTGAATATGTTAAAACTGTAGGTCATTACCATCCGCGTGTTCCAGGAACAAATGTCAACTATCCTGAAATTTATCAGGTACTTGAAGGTTCTGCTACTTATCTTCTACAAAAAGTAAAAAGTGGAAAGGAAGATTTTGTTCTGGACGTTGTAGCCATAAAAGCAGAAAAAGGGGATTTAGTAATTGTTCCTCCTGGATATGGGCATGTGACTATAAATGCTTCCGATAAAACTCTCGAAATGGCAAACTGGGTTTGCCGCGACTTTTCCTCGATTTATGAACCTATAAAAAGGCTTTCTGGAGCTTCTTACTTTCTGCTTAAAGATGGTTTTGTCAAAAATCCTCTTTACAGGAATATACCACCTATCCGCCACCTTAAACCCGTTTCATACGATGAACTAGGGCTTGACTACGGAGAAAATATGTATGAGCTTGTGTATAAAACTGAGAAACTGAGATTTTTGACGGCCCCACAGGATTTTACAGGGTTCTTAACAGGAGTGCTCTGA
- a CDS encoding DUF1699 family protein: MKIRVVSSKEEIDTLKLDEEIIHLAFRPSNKDIFKLILKCPEVKAIHIPSSYKKTISSSAQMYLSMQNIALLEGDVWGHRKDINEYSEISQRVFDRIQELKKEGLSDEDTVEKLVRETRLSPDFVSFIISN, encoded by the coding sequence ATGAAAATTAGAGTTGTAAGTTCAAAAGAAGAAATAGACACTTTAAAACTTGATGAGGAAATTATCCACCTTGCATTCAGACCATCCAACAAGGATATTTTTAAACTCATCCTCAAGTGTCCAGAAGTGAAAGCGATCCACATCCCAAGCTCATACAAGAAAACAATTTCCAGTTCTGCACAGATGTACCTTTCCATGCAGAATATTGCTTTACTTGAGGGTGATGTGTGGGGTCATAGAAAAGATATTAATGAGTACTCGGAAATCTCCCAGCGTGTTTTTGACCGCATACAGGAACTAAAGAAAGAAGGACTTTCTGACGAAGATACTGTTGAGAAGCTTGTAAGAGAAACAAGACTCAGCCCAGATTTTGTAAGTTTTATTATCTCTAACTAA
- a CDS encoding CARDB domain-containing protein, with amino-acid sequence MKMKADFLSSVISVLLIMLIISGMIPGMAYAADNNETDPVDSTSDLIIESISCNPENPEPGEAATIEIAIVNQGTAVSEQTEAVCKIGDEDSKDIQIQAIEPENTLLASFDWIPEKEGTVKITVTMGDRKKTIEVTVAEEKSADLVIESLTAVPENPEPESEVTVNALVKNKGTKVSEATKLTYKIGEADPKTVKVPEIDPEDSSLVSFTWTPKEGGTVKIKAAVGDSKKTIEVTVAKETSSDLTIKSLSVDPENPKIDSGATIKSLVKNTGTEASEPTNIIYKIGETEEKEEVPAIEAGSETIISHTWTTPDKEGTVSIKASLENVENSEKEISVKVVQESLPDLIIEDLYLESSTQPEAGKPLNFILKIKNIGEETASSSTAKYSFNGDSEGEISIPELSAGTSTSAEFSYTPGNEENIIVAVIADSEKTVSESNEDNNKMSKTISIKNELPDLKIESISLSPEEPHPGENTTFTVTVKNSGSAAAENSEIKYDIKGNNESYTGVTSIPALAAGETGTGTFFWTPENEGQIEVKATVDAENIISESDETNNEFTKTATVYKETVSSDSGNESSGSSSSDSESESSGSSSSDSGSKSSRSSSSSSGGAILSKEPVSNVEAKELATGNVQSGYHAKFDFPEGVTCITYIEFDPIKTLKKTVTTVEMLKDKSTFVSDPPLGKIYKYVNIWVGNNGAGVANYFENGFIEFKVEKSWLEENNISESQITLQWYNKGWETLATEKVKEDTSYVYFKSKTPGFSCFAITSYSAEGKNVLEGNGLAEEEVLRNLSGEINKSAVNESAKTDDKTKNPMGKAKVVLAISLPLFLILVEYFVMKKKI; translated from the coding sequence ATGAAAATGAAAGCCGATTTTTTAAGTTCTGTAATTTCTGTATTATTAATTATGCTAATTATTTCTGGGATGATCCCAGGTATGGCATATGCTGCAGATAATAATGAAACAGACCCTGTAGATTCAACCAGTGATTTAATAATAGAGAGTATTTCGTGCAATCCAGAGAATCCAGAACCCGGAGAAGCTGCAACCATTGAAATAGCAATAGTAAACCAGGGGACTGCAGTCTCAGAGCAAACGGAGGCAGTGTGCAAAATAGGGGATGAAGATTCGAAAGATATACAAATACAAGCGATAGAGCCGGAGAATACTTTGTTAGCGTCATTTGACTGGATTCCGGAAAAAGAGGGTACAGTGAAAATAACAGTAACAATGGGAGATAGAAAAAAAACAATTGAAGTTACAGTGGCAGAAGAAAAATCTGCAGATCTCGTGATAGAAAGCCTCACGGCGGTACCTGAAAATCCAGAGCCTGAAAGTGAGGTAACTGTTAATGCGTTAGTCAAGAACAAGGGAACTAAAGTCTCTGAGGCGACCAAACTAACGTATAAAATCGGGGAAGCAGACCCAAAAACGGTAAAAGTACCGGAAATAGATCCGGAAGATAGCTCGTTAGTCTCGTTTACCTGGACTCCGAAAGAAGGGGGCACAGTGAAGATAAAAGCAGCAGTGGGAGATAGCAAAAAAACAATTGAAGTCACGGTGGCAAAAGAAACATCTTCGGATCTCACAATAAAAAGTCTCTCTGTTGATCCTGAAAATCCGAAAATTGATAGTGGAGCCACTATCAAATCATTAGTTAAGAACACAGGAACTGAAGCCTCAGAGCCGACGAACATAATCTATAAAATTGGTGAAACCGAGGAAAAAGAAGAAGTCCCTGCAATAGAGGCTGGATCGGAAACAATAATTTCCCACACCTGGACAACTCCTGACAAAGAAGGAACAGTGTCAATAAAAGCCTCTTTAGAAAACGTAGAGAATAGTGAGAAAGAAATTTCTGTGAAAGTAGTACAGGAATCACTTCCGGATCTGATAATTGAAGACCTGTATCTAGAATCATCAACACAACCTGAAGCCGGAAAACCTTTGAACTTTATTTTAAAAATAAAGAATATTGGAGAGGAAACTGCCAGTAGTAGTACTGCAAAATATAGTTTTAACGGAGATTCAGAAGGCGAGATCTCTATCCCTGAACTTTCAGCAGGGACAAGTACAAGTGCAGAGTTTTCGTATACTCCCGGAAACGAAGAAAACATTATTGTAGCAGTGATTGCAGATTCCGAGAAGACTGTTAGTGAAAGTAATGAAGATAATAATAAAATGTCAAAAACCATAAGTATAAAAAATGAGCTTCCTGACCTGAAAATAGAATCTATTTCTCTGAGTCCTGAAGAACCTCATCCTGGAGAGAATACAACCTTTACGGTAACAGTGAAGAATAGTGGTTCTGCAGCTGCTGAAAACAGCGAAATTAAGTATGATATCAAGGGAAATAATGAAAGTTACACTGGAGTTACATCGATACCAGCCCTTGCAGCAGGTGAAACCGGAACAGGCACTTTTTTCTGGACTCCTGAAAATGAAGGGCAAATTGAAGTAAAAGCAACCGTGGATGCAGAAAACATCATATCCGAAAGTGATGAAACCAATAATGAGTTCACAAAAACCGCAACCGTATATAAGGAAACAGTTTCAAGCGATTCAGGAAATGAGAGTTCGGGATCTTCAAGTAGCGACTCCGAAAGTGAGAGTTCAGGATCTTCAAGTAGTGACTCCGGAAGTAAGAGTTCAAGATCCTCCAGCAGCAGTTCAGGAGGCGCCATTCTTTCTAAAGAACCAGTAAGCAATGTAGAGGCAAAGGAACTTGCTACCGGAAATGTTCAAAGTGGTTATCATGCCAAGTTCGATTTTCCGGAAGGCGTCACATGCATTACATATATCGAGTTCGACCCAATAAAAACATTAAAGAAGACAGTTACAACCGTAGAAATGCTCAAAGATAAATCTACTTTTGTCTCCGATCCCCCTCTGGGTAAGATATACAAGTATGTGAATATCTGGGTAGGAAATAACGGAGCAGGAGTAGCTAATTATTTTGAAAATGGATTTATAGAATTCAAAGTTGAAAAGTCATGGCTTGAAGAAAATAACATTAGCGAGTCACAGATAACTCTTCAATGGTATAATAAAGGCTGGGAGACCCTAGCTACAGAAAAAGTTAAAGAAGATACGAGTTACGTGTATTTTAAATCGAAAACGCCTGGATTTTCCTGCTTTGCAATAACCAGTTATTCTGCAGAGGGGAAAAATGTATTGGAAGGCAATGGATTAGCAGAAGAGGAAGTATTGAGAAACTTGAGTGGTGAAATAAACAAGAGTGCAGTCAACGAAAGTGCAAAAACGGATGACAAAACCAAAAATCCGATGGGGAAAGCCAAAGTAGTTCTGGCAATTTCTCTGCCCCTCTTCTTGATTCTTGTAGAGTACTTTGTAATGAAGAAAAAGATTTGA
- the nrpRII gene encoding global nitrogen regulator NrpRII: MQKNGYRIQFTASRIKDLMYRTTFDPKKMDGDIILNLSLIDKKDLDDVLGIFKMVISSGLSVTPYVKIVSEGESIGDLTVEKGKVGIGTVCSITIDGVLLKAGIPVNPKLGGVVQIRNGIPVRFTDVLTYVSTTVDPLEILMSQGITSVSEMLRTGSGKVLANLREAPMVARDEIESCLSDLLDAGFSGILEVGEPNTRVLDVPIERDHLGIVVIGGTNPMAVVQEYGISIDTSAMSKLISFKEMSRIEDLV; the protein is encoded by the coding sequence ATGCAAAAAAATGGATACCGTATTCAATTTACAGCGTCCAGAATAAAGGATCTTATGTACAGGACTACGTTTGATCCTAAGAAAATGGATGGAGATATTATTCTTAATCTTTCGCTTATTGATAAAAAAGATCTGGACGACGTGCTTGGGATCTTTAAAATGGTAATCTCGAGCGGACTTTCTGTGACCCCCTATGTTAAGATAGTCTCTGAGGGAGAATCCATTGGAGATCTGACTGTCGAAAAGGGAAAGGTAGGTATCGGGACTGTATGCAGCATTACAATTGATGGCGTACTTCTCAAGGCAGGAATCCCTGTAAACCCTAAACTTGGAGGAGTTGTCCAGATTCGCAATGGAATTCCTGTGCGTTTCACTGATGTGCTGACTTATGTAAGTACGACTGTAGATCCTCTTGAGATCCTGATGTCACAGGGCATTACTTCTGTGTCTGAAATGCTCAGGACAGGTTCAGGCAAGGTTCTTGCAAATCTCAGGGAAGCTCCTATGGTTGCAAGAGATGAAATTGAAAGCTGCCTTTCTGACCTTCTGGATGCAGGCTTCAGTGGTATTTTGGAAGTTGGGGAACCAAACACAAGGGTTCTGGATGTTCCTATAGAGAGAGATCATCTTGGAATAGTCGTCATTGGAGGAACAAATCCCATGGCTGTTGTACAGGAATATGGAATTTCCATAGATACCAGTGCAATGTCAAAACTAATTTCGTTCAAAGAAATGAGCAGGATTGAAGATCTGGTTTAA
- a CDS encoding PRC-barrel domain-containing protein — MRAELTSLFGLNVYTNAGVYVGKLQDLVIDIEDQKITGLAISDINRELFDLTSRGVIIPYRWVITAADIIIVRDVIQRYKKRKED; from the coding sequence ATGCGCGCAGAACTTACATCACTTTTTGGTTTAAACGTATACACAAACGCTGGCGTTTATGTAGGAAAGTTGCAGGATCTAGTAATTGATATAGAAGATCAGAAAATTACCGGGCTTGCTATCTCGGATATTAATAGGGAACTTTTTGACCTGACTAGCAGGGGCGTAATTATTCCTTACCGATGGGTTATAACGGCAGCAGATATCATAATTGTGAGAGACGTTATCCAGAGATACAAAAAACGAAAAGAAGATTAA